A region of Anopheles merus strain MAF chromosome 2R, AmerM5.1, whole genome shotgun sequence DNA encodes the following proteins:
- the LOC121587798 gene encoding uncharacterized protein LOC121587798 codes for MASNSNFNTVALKSTACALNANSIVTKSAHDPVNCTDEMVETGTKRKADMSLAKQEIGAKRFALGNLTNAETTGTASTIGAVLKSKMTNFLSKPMMSSNKLIGDVAKPTWKPNEQHFKKNKPPKIHGVPRIMTRAAMRKQQAVDVNQKTQQDRPISVMKGKENVPSSSDTVSGNVAGVSALAQNRKADELVAKPKPLATVVTNRASWKNVLRARSTTVATGAEIATNDSASNGEQKKSQQAAPACLAKHAEVVVKPKRGRMSSEFEASDNSLYVTAVDNFEDGSAASAGTGPDCVDPLGPDCVDPLGPEIAPRNEPAPPAAKPLAARADGKPKQRGRGSSEFEDSGTLYMTAVENLDDGATISNKGKAVAAAGRVAATVAATGASLAVPDKKTKARVEDENGPWKMLITENVALTRAATAEIGVPRKQPPASVEDYDLCYWNDIYQVSEYAQDIFDYLQEREPAYDIPDYMVRQKHLTKRMRALLVDWMIEIQETFELNHETLYLAVKILDTYLSRVTIGHEVLQLVGIAGMLIASKYDERLPPTVDDFVYFCDGAYDRNDLLKMERTVFRTIEFDLGFPLSYRFLRRYARVNRIPMMTLTLARYILETGLMDYNTVLVRDSKLACGALFIARRMLDQPGWNETLEYYSNYKVEQFTDAIVLLNNGMSSRQYSFDTVHKKYSHELFFEVAKRPVITSMEKLFATSSVMYKAAPTALPVAADATTKENVAPIPAAVSNK; via the exons ATGGCTTCGAACAGCAATTTTAACACCGTCGCCCTAAAATCGACAGCGTGCGCTCTGAACGCCAACAGCATCGTAACCAAAAGTGCACACGATCCAGTAAATTGTACAGACGAAATGGTGGAAACGGGTACCAAGCGCAAAGCAGACATGAGCCTAGCGAAGCAGGAAATCGGTGCCAAACGGTTCGCGCTGGGCAATCTGACCAATGCCGAAACCACGGGCACGGCGTCGACCATCGGAGCGGTCCTGAAGAGCAAGATGACCAACTTTCTGAGCAAGCCGATGATGTCGTCGAACAAATTGATCGGGGACGTCGCCAAACCAACATGGAAG CCAAACGAGCAACATTTCAAGAAAAACAAGCCACCGAAGATCCATGGCGTCCCCAGGATCATGACGCGCGCCGCTATGCGTAAACAGCAAGCCGTCGATGTGAATCAAAAGACACAACAAGACAGACCCATCTCGGTCATGAAGGGCAAAGAGAATGTACCGTCGTCGTCAGACACCGTCTCCGGAAACGTTGCGGGTGTGTCAG CTCTCGCTCAAAACCGCAAAGCGGACGAGTTGGTTGCTAAACCGAAACCCCTAGCGACTGTTGTCACAAATCGCGCATCATGGAAAAATGTACTAAGAGCGCGCTCGACAACAGTAGCGACCGGGGCTGAAATCGCCACAAACGACTCTGCAAGCAATGGCGAGCAGAAAAAGTCCCAGCAAGCCGCACCTGCCTGCTTGGCCAAGCATGCCGAGGTGGTGGTGAAGCCGAAGCGTGGCCGAATGTCCAGCGAGTTCGAGGCAAGCGACAACTCGCTGTACGTGACGGCAGTTGATAATTTTGAGGACGGTTCAGCAGCCTCCGCTGGTACTGGGCCGGATTGTGTGGACCCGCTTGGGCCGGACTGTGTGGATCCGCTTGGGCCGGAGATTGCACCACGCAACGAACCAGCACCACCGGCGGCAAAACCACTCGCTGCCCGGGCTGATGGAAAGCCTAAGCAGCGCGGCCGCGGGTCGAGCGAGTTCGAAGACAGTGGTACACTGTACATGACGGCAGTAGAGAATCTGGATGATGGCGCGACCATCTCGAACAAAGGAAAGGCCGTTGCGGCCGCTGGTCGTGTGGCAGCAACCGTTGCAGCGACCGGTGCTTCCCTTGCCGTACCGGACAAGAAGACGAAGGCTCGGGTGGAAGATGAAAATGGTCCGTGGAAAATGCTAATCACCGAAAACGTTGCCCTAACCCGGGCCGCCACTGCCGAGATCGGTGTGCCGCGCAAACAGCCGCCGGCAAGTGTCGAGGACTACGATCTTTGCTACTGGAACGATATCTACCAGGTGTCGGAGTACGCACAGGACATATTTGACTACCTGCAGGAGCGGGAGCCCGCGTACGACATTCCGGACTACATGGTGCGCCAGAAGCACTTGACGAAGCGGATGCGTGCCCTGCTGGTCGACTGGATGATTGAGATACAGGAGACGTTCGAGCTGAACCATGAAACGCTCTATCTGGCCGTTAAAATACTCGACACCTACCTGTCCCGTGTGACGATCGGCCACGAAGTTTTGCAGCTCGTGGGAATCGCGGGCATGCTGATCGCCTCGAAGTACGACGAACGTTTGCCCCCGACGGTCGATGACTTTGTTTACTTCTGCGACGGTGCGTACGATCGTAACGATTTGCTCAAGATGGAGCGCACCGTGTTCCGTACCATCGAATTTGATCTCGGCTTTCCACTGTCCTACCGTTTCCTGCGTCGGTACGCTCGCGTCAACCGCATTCCGATGATGACGCTCACGCTGGCCCGCTATATTCTCGAGACGGGGCTGATGGATTACAACACGGTGCTGGTGCGCGATTCCAAGCTTGCCTGCGGTGCGCTCTTCATCGCTCGCCGTATGCTGGACCAGCCGGGATGGAACGAAACACTCGAATACTACTCAA ATTACAAGGTGGAGCAATTTACGGATGCGATCGTGCTGCTAAACAACGGCATGAGCTCGAGGCAATATTCGTTCGACACGGTGCACAAGAAATACTCGCACGAGCTGTTCTTCGAGGTGGCCAAACGCCCCGTCATCACCAGTATGGAGAAACTGTTTGCCACCTCAAGCGTAATGTACAAAGCGGCTCCCACCGCCTTACCAGTTGCAGCCGACGCAACGACCAAAGAAAATGTCGCACCCATTCCGGCCGCCGTCAGTAACAAATGA
- the LOC121590212 gene encoding single-stranded DNA-binding protein, mitochondrial, translating to MISSSMLQVSKFLMRTGLHRAYCTDPTRIEKTVNTVTLLGRVGADPQRRGNDEHPVVMFSVATHSNYKYESGDWMQKTDWHRVVVFKPGLRDAVMSYLKKGQRTMVTGKITYGEITDQEGKQRGTTSIIADDVIFLQN from the exons ATGATTTCCTCAAGC atGCTACAGGTCAGCAAGTTCCTGATGCGAACGGGCCTACATCGTGCCTATTGTACGGATCCTACCCGTATCGAGAAGA CTGTAAACACTGTCACGCTGCTCGGGCGTGTTGGTGCGGATCCACAACGCCGCGGCAATGATGAGCATCCGGTCGTGATGTTTTCCGTAGCGACACACTCCAACTACAA ATACGAATCGGGCGACTGGATGCAGAAGACGGACTGGCACCGGGTGGTAGTTTTCAAGCCGGGTCTCCGAGATGCCGTGATGTCCTATCTGAAGAAGGGACAGCGCACGATGGTCACCGGCAAGATAACTTACGGAGAGATAACCGACCAGGAGGGAAAACAACGAGGCACCACCAGCATTATTGCCGACGATGTGATCTTCCTTCAAAATTAA